Proteins encoded together in one Penicillium digitatum chromosome 1, complete sequence window:
- a CDS encoding Acetate/butyrate kinase, with translation MPKSILAVNAGSSSVKITFYTFKNPPRTIADAAIPGITAPPPTLKYQQGDKKHKEEIKEKLSTPQDAFKYLLQRCFSDPNLSEVASVDDLEYICHRVVHGGDYRDAVEINDETLDRLKGLEDLAPLHNFSALEIVRLCKAELPKVRSITFFDSAFHQTIPEAVRTYPINQETAKANGLRKYGFHGISYSFILRSVAQFLNKPIEKTNLIVMHIGSGASICAIKDGKSVDTSMGLTPLAGLPGATRSGSIDPSLVFHYTNEAGKLSPASTSEMHISTAEDILNKQSGWKALTGTTDFSQIAVVNPPSKAHKLAFDIVVDRIQGYIGSYYVKLDGELDGVVFAGGIGEKSALLRRTLVDRCQCLGLVIDDTANDKGPGDEETVKDISKGSGKGPRVLVCQTNEQFEMAYHCACSQS, from the exons ATGCCCAAATCAATCCTTGCTGTTAACGCGGGTTCGTCTTCCGTCAAAATAACCTTCTATACCTTCAAGAATCCACCAAGAACCATTGCAGATGCGGCAATCCCTGGAATTACCGCACCCCCACCTACACTCAAGTACCAACAAGGAGACAAAAAGCACAAAGaggaaatcaaagaaaaacTCAGCACCCCCCAAGACGCATTCAAATACCTCTTGCAGCGCTGTTTCAGCGATCCCAATCTTTCTGAAGTCGCCAGTGTCGACGATCTAGAATACATCTGCCACCGAGTCGTCCACGGAGGAGACTACCGCGATGCAGTCGAAATCAATGACGAGACACTTGATCGCTTGAAAGGATTGGAAGATCTTGCACCTCT ACACAACTTCTCCGCGCTGGAGATAGTTCGCCTGTGCAAAGCCGAGCTCCCCAAAGTCAGAAGCATCACCTTCTTCGACTCTGCTTTCCACCAGACAATCCCCGAAGCCGTGCGCACATATCCAATCAACCAGGAAACCGCGAAGGCGAATGGCCTGCGCAAGTATGGATTCCACGGAATCAGCTACTCGTTTATCCTGCGGTCTGTAGCACAATTTTTGAACAAACCGATCGAGAAGACAAATCTCATCGTCATGCATATCGGTAGCGGTGCCTCGATCTGTGCGATCAAGGACGGGAAGTCGGTGGATACATC AATGGGCCTCACTCCTTTGGCAGGATTACCCGGTGCAACACGTAGTGGAAGTATTGATCCATC ATTGGTCTTCCACTATACCAACGAAGCAGGCAAGCTAAGCCCAGCCAGCACATCAGAAATGCACATCAGCACG GCAGAAGATATTCTCAACAAACAGTCAGGTTGGAAAGCCCTCACAGGAACAACCGACTTCTCCCAGATCGCGGTGGTGAACCCACCAAGCAAAGCACATAAACTTGCATTCGACATCGTTGTCGACCGCATTCAGGGATACATCGGCAGCTACTACGTTAAACTAGACGGTGAATTAGACGGTGTAGTCTTCGCCGGCGGCATCGGTGAGAAGAGCGCCTTGCTGAGACGGACACTGGTCGATAGATGCCAGTGTCTAGGTTTGGTAATTGATGATACGGCTAATGACAAGGGGCCTGGGGATGAGGAGACGGTCAAGGATATCTCTAAGGGTTCCGGCAAGGGGCCCCGGGTTTTAGTTTGTCAGACCAATGAACAG TTTGAAATGGCATATCACTGTGCATGTTCACAGAGCTGA
- a CDS encoding Phosphoketolase, putative yields the protein MPPEVISEPNPQALPSHLPDYLEKLSVKLDHENLDEKVCDALLKFRRAAYYIAAAMIFLQENTLLKSELTFNHIKPRLLGHWGTCPGLVLVYSHLNYLIRTMDLDMVYVVGPGHGAPAILAALWLEGSLERFYPQYSRDSKGLHNLISTFSTTAGLPSHINAETPGAIHEGGELGYALAVSFGAVMDNPDLIVTCIVGDGEAESGPTATSWHAIKYLDPKESGAVLPILHLNGFKISERTIFGCMDHKELLALFSGYGYQVRFVENINDIDADLHFSMVWAIKEIQKIQKAARSGKPIMKPRWPLLILRTSKGWSGPKELHGKFIEGSYYSHQVPLPKAKTDKEELGLLQEWLSSYKPEELFTSNGDVIDEIKSVIPAEDKKKLGQRIEVYNSYTAPKLPGWMPFCAEKGSNASAMKVIGSFINQAFKDNPSNIRLFSPDELESNKLDGVFEGTNRNFQWDEFANARGGRVIEVLSEHMCQGFMQGYTLTGRIGIFPSYESFLGIIHTMMVQYAKFIKMALETNWHCGVSSLNYIESSTWTRQEHNGFSHQNPSFIGSVLKLKPTAARVYLPPDANTFLATIHHCLKSKNYINLMVGSKQPTPVYLTPKEAESHCRAGASIWKFCSTDDGVNPDVVLAGIGVEVMFEVIAAAALLRKLIPELRVCVINVTDLMILENEGVHPHALSTEAFDTLFTPDKPIHFNYHGYPTELQGLLFGRPRLDRVTVGGYIEEGSTTTPFDMMLVNRVSRFHVAQQAIRSAAKANEKVRIYQQELNAQLEGNIVNTRKYIVETRDDPKGIYDTPQFHNFHKPTESFWNIE from the exons ATGCCTCCGGAAGTCATAAGCGAGCCAAATCCACAAGCGCTGCCGTCACATCTGCCAGACTATCTTGAGAAATTGAGCGTGAAGTTGGATCATGAGAACCTAGATGAGAAGGTCTGCGATGCCTTACTCAAGTTTCGCCGAGCGGCTTATTACATTGCGGCAG CTATGATATTTCTGCAAGAAAATACCCTTTTGAAGTCGGAGCTCACGTTTAACCACATTAAGCCTCGGCTACTTG GACACTGGGGAACATGTCCGGGCCTAGTTTTGGTCTACTCTCATTTGAACTACCTGATCCGCACAATGGACCTGGACATGGTGTATGTTGTCGGCCCAGGACATGGCGCACCGGCAATACTAGCTGCACTATGGCTAGAAGGCTCGCTGGAGAGATTTTATCCCCAGTATTCGCGAGATAGTAAAGGCCTGCACAATTTGATCTCGACTTTTAGCACAACAGCTGGACTTCCCAG CCACATCAACGCCGAGACCCCCGGTGCTATCCATGAAGGCGGAGAACTGGGATACGCTCTAGCAGTGTCTTTTGGCGCCGTTATGGACAACCCCGATCTGATAGTGACCTGTATTGTAGGTGACGGAGAAGCTGAAAGTGGCCCAACTGCTAC GTCCTGGCATGCAATCAAGTATCTTGATCCAAAGGAGTCCGGAGCGGTTTTGCCAATTCTGCATTTGAACGGATTCAAGATCAGCGAACGCACTATCTTTGGATGCATGGACCACAAAGAGCTTCTGGCTCTCTTCAGTGGGTACGGGTATCAGGTTCGCTTTGTGGAGAATATCAACGACATTGATGCGGATTTGCACTTCTCTATGGTCTGGGCCATCAAGGAAATCCAGAAGATTCAGAAGGCTGCTCGTTCTGGGAAGCCGATTATGAAGCCTAGGTGGCCGCTATTGATTCTGCGTACTTCCAAGGGTTGGTCGGGGCCCAAGGAGCTTCATGGCAAGTTCATAGAGGGCTCGTACTATTCGCACCAGGTCCCATTGCCAAAAGCAAAGACTGATAAGGAAGAGTTGGGTCTGCTACAGGAATGGCTCTCAAGTTATAAGCCGGAGGAGCTGTTCACTTCGAACGGTGATGTAATTGACGAGATCAAGTCTGTGATTCCCGCGGAAGACAAAAAGAAGCTTGGTCAGCGCATTGAAGTCTACAACAGTTATACAGCACCAAAGTTGCCAGGTTGGATGCCATTCTGCGCAGAGAAAGGCTCCAATGCAAGTGCCATGAAAGTGATTGGCAGCTTCATCAATCAGGCATTCAAGGACAACCCGAGTAACATCCGGCTGTTCTCGCCGGACGAGCTGGAAAGTAACAAACTCGATGGGGTGTTCGAAGGCACGAACCGCAATTTCCAATGGGACGAATTTGCCAACGCCCGTGGCGGTCGTGTAATTGAAGTCCTTAGCGAACACATGTGTCAAGGATTTATGCAGGGTTATACCTTGACCGGCCGCATTGGCATTTTCCCATCCTATGAGAGCTTCCTCGGCATCATTCACACGATGATGGTGCAGTATGCCAAGTTCATCAAGATG GCACTGGAAACAAATTGGCACTGCGGCGTCAGTAGTCTGAACTACATCGAATCGAGCACCTGGACACGCCAAGAACACAACGGCTTCTCTCACCAGAATCCATCCTTCATCGGTTCTGTACTAAAACTGAAGCCTACTGCAGCTCGCGTATACTTGCCACCGGATGCGAACACTTTCCTGGCAACCATCCACCACTGTTTAAAATCAAAGAACTATATCAATCTAATGGTGGGCTCAAAACAGCCGACACCCGTGTATCTGACCCCCAAAGAGGCCGAGAGCCACTGCCGCGCAGGAGCATCGATCTGGAAGTTCTGCAGCACGGATGACGGAGTTAATCCGGATGTCGTACTGGCCGGTATAGGTGTTGAGGTGATGTTCGAAGTAATTGCGGCAGCGGCCCTTCTGCGTAAGCTTATACCAGAGCTGCGTGTTTGCGTCATTAACGTGACGGACTTGATGATTCTTGAGAATGAGGGTGTGCATCCGCATGCCCTGTCCACTGAGGCATTCGATACACTTTTCACTCCTGATAAGCCCATTCACTTCAACTACCACGGCTACCCAACTGAGCTGCAAGGCTTGCTCTTTGGACGTCCTCGTCTTGATCGCGTCACTGTTGGAGGCTATATTGAAGAGGGTAGCACCACCACGCCTTTTGATATGATGCTTGTCAACCGTGTCTCGCGTTTCCACGTCGCTCAGCAGGCTATTCGTAGTGCTGCCAAAGCAAATGAAAAGGTCCGGATTTATCAGCAGGAGCTGAATGCTCAGCTTGAGGGGAATATTGTCAACACGAGGAAGTACATTGTGGAAACCCGCGACG ATCCGAAGGGCATTTATGACACACCGCAGTTCCACAACTTCCATAAACCGACCGAATCATTCTGGAATATTGAGTAG